A region of Rhodospirillales bacterium DNA encodes the following proteins:
- a CDS encoding ABC transporter permease has protein sequence MRLGANLKVGGGLVGLAIAVAVLAPWIALTDPVLDANLMNAEIPPGREFPFGTDAQGRDIYSRIVHGARISLTVGVVSQIANSVIGVALGLTAGYWGGVWDDVVSGVTNLMLAIPSLIFALAIMAILGPGLTSLLIALGLTNWSYSCRIARAQVLSLKSQGYVQAARILGYGDLRIMFTQLLPNMLGPLIVIATLGMGGAILAEAALSFLGLGIRPPFPSWGSMLSEAREQITTAPWLSVFPGLAIFFTVLGLNLLGDGLRDILDPQSVARRA, from the coding sequence GTGAGGCTGGGGGCCAACCTCAAGGTCGGCGGCGGGCTGGTCGGGCTCGCCATCGCGGTCGCCGTGCTGGCGCCGTGGATCGCGCTGACCGATCCGGTGCTCGACGCCAACCTGATGAACGCCGAGATCCCGCCGGGGCGGGAGTTCCCGTTCGGCACCGACGCGCAGGGCCGCGACATCTATTCGCGCATCGTGCACGGCGCGCGCATCTCGCTGACGGTCGGCGTGGTGTCGCAGATCGCCAACAGCGTCATCGGCGTCGCGCTCGGGCTGACCGCCGGCTACTGGGGCGGCGTCTGGGACGACGTCGTCAGCGGCGTCACCAACCTGATGCTGGCGATCCCCTCGCTGATCTTCGCGCTCGCCATCATGGCGATCCTCGGTCCCGGCCTCACCAGCCTGCTGATCGCGCTGGGCCTCACCAACTGGTCGTATTCCTGCCGCATCGCGCGCGCGCAGGTCCTGTCGTTGAAGTCGCAGGGCTACGTGCAGGCCGCCCGCATCCTCGGCTACGGCGACCTGCGCATCATGTTCACGCAGCTGCTGCCCAACATGCTCGGCCCGCTGATCGTCATCGCCACCCTGGGCATGGGCGGCGCGATCCTCGCCGAAGCGGCACTGTCCTTCCTTGGCCTCGGCATCCGCCCGCCCTTCCCGAGCTGGGGCAGCATGCTGTCGGAGGCGCGCGAGCAGATCACCACGGCGCCGTGGCTGTCGGTGTTCCCCGGCCTCGCCATCTTCTTCACCGTGCTCGGCCTCAACCTGCTGGGCGACGGGCTGCGCGACATCCTCGATCCCCAGTCCGTGGCGCGCCGCGCATGA
- a CDS encoding ATP-binding cassette domain-containing protein, translating into MAAATAPSPPPAGDGPLLRLDRLAVHYAVGGGFAGRKRLLKAVDGVDLEVKPGECLGLVGESGCGKSTLALAVMGLVAPTSGRVLLDGRALGADGALDRMATARTVQMVFQDPYASLNPRQTVRRTLADPLRLHGVRDRAEVDHRVADMMAKVGLRPEHADRYPHEFSGGQRQRIGIARALILRPRLVICDEPVSALDVSIRAQIINLLLELKDELGLAYIMISHDLGVVEHMSDRVAVMYLGRIVETGGWRRIFEDPRHPYTRALIAAIPDPFKTSTAAFEKARGEIASALDPPAGCHFHPRCPLKRDRCVEAAPALDDLGDGHLAACFFARGVPAPA; encoded by the coding sequence ATGGCCGCCGCCACCGCGCCATCGCCGCCGCCCGCCGGCGACGGCCCGTTGCTGCGGCTGGACCGCCTCGCCGTCCACTACGCCGTCGGCGGCGGGTTCGCGGGCCGCAAGCGCCTGCTGAAGGCGGTCGACGGCGTCGATCTCGAGGTGAAGCCCGGCGAGTGCCTTGGCCTGGTGGGCGAGTCGGGCTGCGGAAAATCGACCTTGGCGCTCGCCGTCATGGGGCTGGTGGCGCCGACCTCCGGCCGCGTCCTGCTCGACGGCCGGGCGCTCGGCGCCGACGGCGCGCTCGACCGGATGGCCACGGCGCGCACCGTGCAGATGGTGTTCCAGGACCCCTACGCGTCGCTCAATCCGCGCCAGACCGTGCGCCGCACGCTCGCCGATCCACTGCGCCTGCACGGCGTGCGCGACCGCGCCGAGGTCGACCACCGCGTCGCCGACATGATGGCCAAGGTCGGGCTGCGGCCGGAGCACGCCGACCGCTATCCGCACGAGTTCTCCGGCGGCCAGCGCCAGCGCATCGGCATCGCGCGGGCGCTGATCCTGCGCCCGCGCCTGGTCATCTGCGACGAGCCGGTGTCGGCGCTCGACGTCTCGATCCGCGCCCAGATCATCAACCTGCTGCTCGAGCTGAAGGACGAGCTGGGCCTCGCCTACATCATGATCAGCCACGACCTCGGCGTGGTCGAGCACATGAGCGACCGGGTCGCCGTCATGTATCTCGGCCGCATCGTCGAGACCGGCGGCTGGCGCCGCATTTTCGAGGATCCGCGCCATCCCTACACGCGCGCGCTGATCGCGGCGATCCCCGATCCGTTCAAGACCTCGACCGCCGCGTTCGAGAAGGCGCGCGGCGAGATCGCCAGCGCGCTCGATCCGCCGGCGGGATGCCATTTCCATCCGCGCTGCCCGCTGAAGCGCGACCGCTGCGTCGAAGCCGCGCCGGCGCTCGACGATCTCGGCGACGGGCATCTCGCCGCCTGCTTCTTCGCGCGGGGCGTCCCCGCGCCGGCCTGA
- a CDS encoding VOC family protein, translating into MALEPARTIPVRASLDIDESLALYAGQPGFSADRHGDCLLVRRDDIEIHFRPAEDRIHPDNTSCDSRGGQVAALHEECRPRGVPRLPSFEVRPWDMKEFHIHDPHGNLLRFGCAPRGAC; encoded by the coding sequence ATGGCCCTCGAGCCGGCGCGGACGATCCCGGTGCGGGCCTCGCTCGACATCGACGAGTCGCTGGCCCTCTACGCCGGCCAGCCCGGGTTCTCGGCGGACCGCCACGGCGACTGCCTGTTGGTGAGGCGCGACGACATTGAGATCCATTTCCGGCCCGCGGAGGACCGGATCCATCCCGACAACACGTCCTGCGACAGCCGTGGCGGCCAGGTGGCGGCGCTCCACGAGGAGTGCCGCCCCCGCGGCGTGCCGCGGCTGCCGTCCTTCGAGGTCCGGCCGTGGGATATGAAGGAGTTCCACATCCACGACCCCCACGGCAACCTGCTGCGCTTCGGCTGCGCGCCGCGGGGGGCGTGCTGA
- a CDS encoding ABC transporter substrate-binding protein, which produces MRKFAIVAAVLTLFAGVADAQTPRKGGTIRMTAPYAASFGSLDPHATPRAQDDIVGKAIHRTLFNWDSAGGKLVPELALSVTASADGLTHTFKLRDDAFFHNGRKMTADDVIWSFTRIMDGTKGFAAARYVRVIKGAVDVEKGQAKEISGLRKIDDFTLEMTVTDIVDPAYYFFSGTTAILPKEEVEKGNFAANPVGLGPFKFKEHIPGSRVVAERWEKFYKPGKPYADRLVVQIMAEAAARDVAFRNKEIDTSILGPAQYVAYREDPALKGGILEVAEMFTRALTLNHAYKPFSDKRVRQAVNHAIDTDLIIKRLVKDKAYRATSWLPLSSPAYDKAMKPYAFDPEKAKKLLAEAGYPNGFEFELTTSPNESWGLPIVEAIIPMLARVGIKVKPKLVEVTVLTEIAQKGDHQAYIGSNLTGPDSLATLRCYYSKTPRTACNYTGFNNPAFDKLLDDAGKTADQAKRNDLLRQANALIHEEAPVWFFNYNKAVLAYQPWIHGLQANPTEITHQYVEDIWVDEKSPAK; this is translated from the coding sequence ATGAGGAAGTTCGCCATTGTAGCCGCGGTGCTGACGCTCTTCGCGGGCGTCGCCGACGCGCAGACGCCGCGCAAGGGCGGCACGATCCGCATGACGGCGCCCTACGCCGCCAGCTTCGGCAGCCTCGACCCGCACGCCACGCCGCGCGCGCAGGACGACATCGTCGGCAAGGCGATCCACCGCACGCTGTTCAACTGGGATTCGGCCGGCGGCAAGCTGGTGCCCGAGCTGGCGCTCTCGGTCACGGCGTCGGCCGACGGGCTGACGCACACCTTCAAGCTGCGCGACGACGCCTTCTTCCACAACGGCCGCAAGATGACGGCGGACGACGTCATCTGGTCGTTCACGCGCATCATGGACGGCACCAAGGGCTTCGCCGCCGCGCGCTACGTGCGCGTCATCAAGGGCGCGGTCGACGTCGAGAAGGGCCAGGCCAAGGAGATCTCCGGCCTGCGGAAGATCGACGACTTCACGCTCGAGATGACGGTCACGGACATCGTCGACCCGGCCTACTACTTCTTCTCCGGCACCACGGCGATCCTGCCGAAGGAGGAGGTCGAGAAGGGCAATTTCGCGGCCAATCCCGTCGGCCTCGGCCCGTTCAAGTTCAAGGAGCACATCCCCGGCAGCCGCGTCGTCGCCGAGCGCTGGGAGAAATTCTACAAGCCGGGCAAGCCCTACGCCGACCGGCTCGTGGTGCAGATCATGGCCGAGGCCGCCGCGCGCGACGTCGCCTTCCGCAACAAGGAGATCGACACCTCGATCCTCGGGCCGGCGCAGTACGTCGCCTACCGGGAGGACCCGGCGCTGAAGGGCGGCATCCTCGAGGTCGCGGAGATGTTCACCCGCGCGCTCACCCTGAACCACGCCTACAAGCCGTTCTCCGACAAGCGCGTGCGCCAGGCGGTCAACCACGCCATCGACACCGACCTGATCATCAAGCGGCTGGTCAAGGACAAGGCCTACCGCGCGACGAGCTGGCTGCCGCTGTCGTCGCCGGCCTACGACAAGGCGATGAAGCCCTACGCCTTCGACCCTGAGAAGGCCAAGAAGCTGCTGGCCGAGGCGGGCTATCCCAACGGCTTCGAGTTCGAGCTGACCACCAGCCCGAACGAGAGCTGGGGCCTGCCGATCGTCGAGGCCATCATCCCGATGTTGGCGCGCGTCGGCATCAAGGTGAAGCCCAAGCTGGTCGAGGTCACGGTGCTGACCGAGATCGCGCAGAAGGGCGACCACCAGGCCTATATCGGCTCGAACCTGACCGGGCCGGACTCGCTCGCCACGCTGCGCTGCTACTACTCCAAGACGCCGCGCACGGCCTGCAACTACACCGGCTTCAACAACCCGGCCTTCGACAAGCTGCTCGACGACGCCGGCAAGACCGCCGACCAGGCCAAGCGCAACGACCTGCTGCGCCAGGCCAACGCGCTGATCCACGAGGAGGCGCCGGTGTGGTTCTTCAACTACAACAAGGCCGTGCTCGCCTACCAGCCGTGGATCCACGGCCTGCAGGCCAACCCGACCGAGATCACCCACCAGTATGTCGAGGACATCTGGGTCGACGAGAAGTCGCCGGCGAAGTGA
- a CDS encoding ABC transporter ATP-binding protein, translating to MTAPLLEISGLRIALDAGGTRHDAVEGVSFSIGRGEAFGLVGESGCGKSITALAVMGLLRAPLSLAGGRIALDGVEIQDLPAAEMRRLRGKRVAMIFQEPMTALNPLSPVGRQIAEMFVLHEGAGWREAEARAVEALRQVRVPSPERRVRDYPHQLSGGMRQRVMIAIALACGPDLLIADEPTTALDVTVQAEIVDLMRELCAAKGTAILMISHDLGLVANMCRRVAVMYAGRIVEARPADEIFQRPRHPYTRGLVASLPLLGGRAAHGRRRLTEIAGVVPSIASYPDGCRFNPRCAVATDICRVEDPPPTPLGGDDLVRCHHHG from the coding sequence ATGACCGCGCCGCTGCTCGAGATCTCCGGCCTGCGCATCGCCCTCGACGCCGGCGGCACGCGCCACGACGCGGTCGAGGGCGTGTCGTTCTCGATCGGCCGCGGCGAGGCGTTCGGCCTGGTGGGCGAATCGGGCTGCGGCAAGAGCATCACGGCGCTGGCGGTGATGGGTCTGCTGCGCGCGCCGCTGTCGCTGGCCGGCGGCCGCATCGCGCTCGACGGTGTCGAGATCCAGGACCTGCCGGCCGCGGAGATGCGGCGCCTGCGCGGCAAGCGCGTCGCGATGATCTTCCAGGAGCCGATGACGGCGCTCAACCCGCTGTCGCCGGTCGGCCGCCAGATCGCCGAGATGTTCGTGCTGCACGAGGGGGCGGGCTGGCGCGAGGCCGAGGCGCGCGCCGTCGAGGCGCTGCGCCAGGTGCGCGTGCCGTCGCCGGAGCGCCGCGTGAGGGACTATCCGCACCAGCTCTCCGGCGGCATGCGCCAGCGCGTCATGATCGCCATCGCGCTGGCTTGCGGGCCCGATCTGCTGATCGCCGACGAGCCGACCACGGCGCTCGACGTGACCGTGCAGGCGGAGATCGTCGACCTGATGCGCGAGCTGTGCGCCGCCAAGGGCACAGCGATCCTGATGATCAGCCACGATCTCGGCCTGGTCGCCAACATGTGCCGGCGCGTGGCGGTGATGTATGCCGGCCGGATCGTCGAGGCGCGTCCCGCCGACGAGATCTTCCAGCGGCCGCGCCATCCCTACACGCGCGGACTGGTCGCGTCGCTGCCGCTGCTCGGTGGTCGTGCCGCCCACGGCCGGCGGCGCCTGACCGAGATCGCCGGCGTCGTGCCGTCGATCGCGTCCTATCCGGACGGTTGCCGCTTCAATCCGCGCTGCGCGGTCGCCACCGACATCTGCCGGGTCGAGGATCCGCCGCCGACGCCGCTGGGCGGCGACGATCTCGTGCGCTGCCACCACCATGGCTGA
- a CDS encoding ABC transporter permease — protein sequence MLAVLVRRLLNVVPTLVAVVALVFLLFSVLPGSFISGMNEDGRGMVDPAVMERMRKEMGLDDPLVERFVKYVGRTVVGDFGNSFRTREPVTKLIGARLWPSLKLVLASMLFAIVVGVPLGFVAALKPGSALDTASMVVAISGLSLPKFWLGLMLMYLFALQLKLLPSFGYGEGGLAHLTLPALALGVSPMALLARTTRAAVLDVLNADFVRTARSKGMSEARVVEWHVMRNALVLVLTTIGLQFGSLMGQAVVVEKLFSWPGLGSLLVDSVFQRDIPAVQGCILLIVVFFLAINTLVDLAYVAIDPRIRYG from the coding sequence ATGCTCGCTGTCCTCGTCAGGCGCCTGCTCAACGTCGTGCCGACCCTCGTGGCGGTCGTCGCGCTGGTCTTCCTGCTGTTCAGCGTCCTGCCCGGCAGCTTCATCTCCGGCATGAACGAGGACGGCCGCGGCATGGTCGACCCCGCCGTGATGGAGCGCATGCGCAAGGAGATGGGGCTCGACGACCCGCTGGTCGAACGGTTCGTCAAATACGTCGGACGCACCGTGGTCGGCGATTTCGGCAACTCGTTCCGCACCCGCGAACCGGTGACCAAGCTGATCGGCGCGCGCCTGTGGCCATCGCTCAAGCTGGTCCTCGCCTCCATGCTGTTCGCCATCGTGGTCGGGGTGCCGCTGGGCTTCGTCGCCGCGCTCAAGCCCGGCAGCGCGCTCGACACCGCCTCGATGGTGGTGGCGATCTCCGGCCTGTCGCTGCCGAAGTTCTGGCTCGGACTGATGTTGATGTACCTGTTCGCCCTGCAGCTCAAGCTGCTGCCGAGCTTTGGCTACGGCGAGGGCGGCCTCGCCCACCTGACGCTGCCGGCGCTCGCGCTGGGGGTCAGCCCGATGGCGCTGCTGGCGCGCACGACCCGCGCCGCCGTGCTCGACGTGCTCAACGCCGACTTCGTGCGCACCGCGCGCAGCAAGGGCATGAGCGAGGCGCGCGTGGTGGAGTGGCACGTCATGCGCAACGCGCTGGTCCTGGTGCTGACCACGATCGGCCTGCAGTTCGGCTCGCTGATGGGCCAGGCGGTGGTCGTCGAGAAGCTCTTCTCCTGGCCCGGCCTCGGCTCGCTGCTGGTCGATTCCGTCTTCCAGCGCGACATCCCCGCCGTGCAGGGGTGCATCCTGCTGATCGTTGTGTTCTTCCTCGCCATCAACACGCTGGTCGACCTCGCCTACGTCGCGATCGACCCGCGCATCCGTTACGGGTGA
- a CDS encoding tyrosine-type recombinase/integrase translates to MPKIKLTKTAVDAATAQERDYELRDTTIPGFLVKVTPTGRKIFMVAYVAHNGQRRKPAIGRYGEITVEQARGIAQDWLAEVRRGIDPSAERATARQAPTVKELFDRFITDYSESRNKPSTVESNRGYGRRYIIPVLGQLKVPDVARADISNLMKKMSKKPTNANRVLAAVRKMFNMAEVWGMRPDGSNPCRHVPKYPERGKTRLITDSEMKKLFAYLARAEAEGLEHPFIILAIRLQFEFAARMSEILQLEWSWIDYDNRRVVWPDSKTGGMSKPMSAEAQRLFETAPLLEESPFVCPSVFDPNLPMSKHTYYQGWRRILERAGLPHIGTHGIRHRSATDIANSGVPVKVGMALTAHKTVTMFMKYVHTEDDPVRAAAEAVNQRRQALLGGQPATLAPISTPAPVVDVPSVAPEVEAIEPVLTAAGKPLGYEDGQYASRTKLGNYRPFRHRSGENRAVPPGTKRDENKEASHA, encoded by the coding sequence ATGCCCAAAATCAAACTCACTAAGACTGCTGTCGACGCCGCAACCGCCCAGGAGCGCGATTACGAACTCCGCGATACGACGATACCGGGGTTCCTTGTCAAGGTCACCCCGACCGGCCGCAAGATATTCATGGTCGCCTATGTCGCCCATAACGGACAGCGCCGAAAGCCCGCTATCGGCCGCTACGGTGAGATCACCGTCGAGCAAGCTCGGGGCATCGCTCAGGACTGGTTGGCCGAAGTCCGCCGCGGCATCGATCCCAGCGCCGAGCGAGCCACCGCCCGGCAGGCGCCTACGGTCAAAGAACTCTTTGACCGGTTCATCACCGACTACTCGGAGAGCCGCAACAAGCCATCCACGGTCGAGTCGAACCGCGGTTACGGCAGGCGCTACATCATCCCGGTGCTCGGCCAATTGAAGGTGCCCGACGTCGCCCGCGCCGACATCTCAAACCTAATGAAGAAGATGTCGAAGAAGCCGACGAACGCGAACCGCGTCCTCGCCGCCGTGCGGAAGATGTTCAACATGGCCGAGGTCTGGGGCATGCGCCCCGACGGGTCGAACCCGTGCCGCCACGTCCCGAAGTACCCGGAACGGGGAAAGACACGGCTCATCACCGACAGCGAAATGAAGAAGCTCTTCGCCTACCTCGCGCGCGCCGAGGCGGAGGGGCTTGAGCATCCCTTCATCATTCTGGCGATCCGTCTCCAGTTCGAATTCGCCGCGCGCATGTCGGAGATCCTCCAGCTCGAATGGTCCTGGATCGATTACGACAACCGGCGGGTGGTCTGGCCTGACAGCAAGACCGGCGGCATGTCCAAGCCCATGAGCGCAGAAGCGCAGCGGCTCTTCGAGACTGCGCCGCTCCTGGAGGAATCGCCCTTCGTCTGCCCGTCCGTCTTCGATCCCAACCTGCCAATGTCGAAGCACACCTATTACCAGGGCTGGCGGCGCATTCTTGAGCGCGCCGGACTGCCGCATATCGGAACGCATGGCATCCGCCACCGCTCGGCGACCGACATCGCCAACTCCGGCGTGCCGGTGAAGGTCGGCATGGCGCTCACCGCGCACAAGACGGTGACCATGTTCATGAAGTACGTGCACACCGAGGACGATCCGGTGCGAGCTGCGGCGGAGGCGGTGAACCAGCGGCGACAGGCGTTGCTCGGTGGTCAGCCGGCGACCCTAGCTCCGATCTCCACGCCGGCGCCGGTTGTGGACGTGCCTTCGGTGGCGCCTGAAGTCGAGGCGATCGAGCCAGTGCTGACGGCAGCCGGCAAGCCCCTCGGCTACGAGGACGGCCAGTATGCCTCCCGCACCAAGCTCGGAAACTATCGACCGTTCCGTCACCGCTCTGGTGAAAACCGCGCCGTCCCTCCCGGCACCAAGCGCGACGAGAACAAGGAGGCGAGCCATGCGTAA